A region from the Haloarcula limicola genome encodes:
- a CDS encoding ABC transporter ATP-binding protein has product MAELEINNLHAEVAEEGGETILRGVNLEVESGEIHALMGPNGSGKSTTAKIIAGHPAYEVTDGEVLIHLEDDEFGEDFEIPEDLRTWDLLDLEPNERAALGIFLGFQYPAEIEGVTMVNFLRTALNAKLEEREELFEDDDEADEDEEEEAGYDTSPMEGDVEEGEVGVAEFQEILQEKMEQLDMDEKFASRYLNAGFSGGEKKQNEVLQAAILEPSIAVLDEIDSGLDIDRLQDVSNGINALRDEQGTGILQITHYQRILDYVEPDHVHVMIDGEIAKSGGPELAEQLEDEGYDWVREEVYEAA; this is encoded by the coding sequence ATGGCAGAACTCGAAATCAACAATCTCCACGCGGAAGTCGCAGAAGAGGGCGGTGAGACCATCCTTCGCGGTGTGAACCTCGAAGTCGAGTCCGGCGAGATCCACGCGCTGATGGGACCGAACGGCTCCGGGAAGTCGACGACGGCGAAGATCATCGCCGGCCACCCGGCCTACGAGGTCACGGACGGCGAGGTCCTCATCCACCTCGAGGACGACGAGTTCGGCGAGGACTTCGAGATCCCTGAGGACCTGCGGACGTGGGACCTGCTGGACCTCGAACCGAACGAGCGCGCGGCGCTCGGCATCTTCCTCGGCTTCCAGTACCCCGCCGAGATCGAGGGCGTCACGATGGTGAACTTCCTCCGCACGGCGCTCAACGCCAAGCTCGAAGAGCGCGAGGAGCTCTTCGAGGACGACGACGAGGCCGACGAGGACGAAGAGGAGGAGGCCGGCTACGACACCTCCCCGATGGAGGGAGACGTCGAAGAGGGCGAGGTCGGCGTCGCCGAGTTCCAGGAGATCCTCCAGGAGAAGATGGAGCAACTCGACATGGACGAGAAGTTCGCCTCCCGCTATCTGAACGCCGGCTTCTCCGGCGGGGAGAAGAAGCAGAACGAAGTGCTGCAGGCCGCCATCCTCGAACCCTCGATCGCCGTGCTCGACGAGATCGACTCCGGCCTGGACATCGACCGCCTGCAGGACGTCTCGAACGGCATCAACGCGCTGCGCGACGAGCAGGGCACCGGGATCCTCCAGATCACCCACTACCAACGTATCCTCGACTACGTCGAGCCCGACCACGTTCACGTCATGATCGACGGCGAGATCGCCAAGTCCGGCGGTCCCGAACTGGCCGAGCAGCTCGAAGACGAGGGATACGACTGGGTTCGCGAGGAAGTTTACGAGGCCGCGTAA
- the sufB gene encoding Fe-S cluster assembly protein SufB produces MSSDQDHLKETDTEARFEFKKEENAAFETEKGLTEETVRVISEDKDEPEWMLERRLRALEQFQQMPMPEGWPGAPDLSEVDIEDIVPYIRPDIETRGGAESWEDLPEEIQDTFDKLGIPEAEKNALSGVGAQYESEIVYQNMQERWEEKGVIFCDMDKAVQEHEDLVKDHFMTKCVPPSDNKFAALHGAVWSGGSFVYIPEDTTVEMPVQAYFRMNSEGMGQFEHTLIIAEENSEVHYIEGCSAPKYSAFNLHSGGVEVFVGENAHVQYSTVQNWSKNTYNLNTKRAICEADGTMEWVSGSMGSKATMLYPSTVLKGPGATDNHITIAMAGEGQDIDTGAKVYHNAPETKSTIESKSIAKDGGRTNYRGLVHIADGAEDSSTSVECDALMFDNDSTSDTMPYMEIQESKVDVAHEATVGKIGDEDVFYLQSRGLDDDDAKQMIVAGFIEPITEELPIEYAVELNRLIELEMEGSLG; encoded by the coding sequence ATGAGTTCAGATCAAGACCATCTCAAAGAGACCGACACCGAGGCTCGCTTCGAGTTCAAGAAGGAGGAGAACGCCGCCTTCGAGACCGAGAAGGGCCTCACCGAGGAGACCGTCCGGGTCATCTCGGAAGACAAAGACGAGCCCGAGTGGATGCTCGAGCGCCGCCTGCGCGCGCTGGAGCAGTTCCAGCAGATGCCCATGCCGGAAGGCTGGCCGGGCGCGCCCGACCTCTCGGAGGTAGACATCGAGGACATCGTCCCGTACATCCGCCCCGACATCGAGACGCGCGGCGGGGCCGAGTCCTGGGAGGACCTCCCCGAGGAGATCCAGGACACCTTCGACAAACTGGGCATCCCGGAGGCCGAGAAGAACGCCCTCTCGGGCGTCGGCGCGCAGTACGAGTCCGAGATCGTCTACCAGAACATGCAGGAGCGCTGGGAGGAGAAGGGCGTCATCTTCTGTGACATGGACAAGGCGGTCCAGGAGCACGAAGACCTCGTCAAGGACCACTTCATGACGAAGTGCGTCCCCCCGAGCGACAACAAGTTCGCGGCGCTCCACGGCGCCGTCTGGTCCGGCGGGTCGTTCGTCTACATCCCCGAGGACACGACCGTCGAGATGCCCGTGCAGGCGTACTTCCGGATGAACTCCGAGGGGATGGGCCAGTTCGAGCACACGCTCATCATCGCCGAGGAGAACTCCGAGGTCCACTACATCGAGGGCTGTTCCGCCCCGAAGTACTCCGCGTTCAACCTCCACTCCGGCGGCGTCGAAGTGTTCGTCGGCGAGAACGCTCACGTCCAGTACTCGACCGTGCAGAACTGGTCGAAGAACACCTACAACCTCAACACCAAGCGCGCCATCTGCGAGGCCGACGGCACGATGGAGTGGGTCTCCGGCAGCATGGGATCGAAGGCCACGATGCTGTACCCCTCCACCGTCCTCAAGGGCCCCGGCGCGACGGACAACCACATCACCATCGCCATGGCCGGCGAGGGACAGGACATCGACACCGGCGCGAAGGTCTACCACAACGCGCCCGAGACGAAGTCCACCATCGAGTCCAAGTCCATCGCGAAGGACGGCGGCCGCACGAACTACCGCGGGCTCGTCCACATCGCCGACGGCGCGGAGGACTCCTCCACGTCCGTCGAGTGTGACGCGCTGATGTTCGACAACGACTCCACCTCCGACACGATGCCGTACATGGAGATCCAGGAGTCGAAAGTCGACGTCGCCCACGAGGCGACCGTCGGCAAGATCGGCGACGAGGACGTCTTCTACCTCCAGTCGCGCGGACTGGACGACGACGACGCCAAGCAGATGATCGTCGCCGGGTTCATCGAACCCATCACGGAGGAACTGCCCATCGAGTACGCGGTCGAACTCAACCGCCTCATCGAACTGGAGATGGAGGGCTCGCTCGGATAA
- a CDS encoding DUF7331 family protein, producing MSHHASPDGQSDRADDLRSEPALPDAVQTTETYETEEGTVFYDAQNPLAWVQTDTAVSLSEVA from the coding sequence ATGTCGCACCACGCATCTCCCGACGGCCAGTCGGATCGGGCGGACGACCTTCGGTCGGAGCCTGCGCTCCCTGACGCAGTCCAGACCACCGAGACGTACGAGACCGAAGAGGGGACAGTGTTCTACGACGCGCAGAACCCGCTCGCGTGGGTCCAGACGGACACCGCCGTGTCGCTGAGCGAGGTCGCCTAG
- the rad50 gene encoding DNA double-strand break repair ATPase Rad50, which yields MRFQRVALENFKCYDDADLALSPGVTVIHGLNGSGKSSLLEACFFALYGSKAIDENLDEVVTIGADDCTVDLWFSHAGGDYHLTRRVRNTGERATTAKCVLETPEETYEGARAVRRRVTELLRMDSEAFVNCAYVRQGEVNKLINASPGERQDMLDDLLQLGKLETYRERASDARVGVKRVREDKQSRLSQLDEQIEAKEDRDLHERLNGLESELNDTQSEIERIEEQRETATDTLEQASAVLEEYEERRTELDGLSEEISELETEITEAESERNDLETRISELRERRDSLSEELDEAVAESELDEADSEAVDARLDDLQDRDEEIQERITEQSVEAKEHNSTADSLEEQAEDLESRAEAKRGEADEVESALEDARETIADRRDRLDEIDGKIETLEARFADAAVDRESAEAHREEVAAELDESRQRVTQLETKLRSERESLREAETLLEAGKCPECGQSVEESPHVESIEDDRERVAELEGDLESARETVETLESKLERAESLADAADRLATLEDNRSNVVQLVEEKESGLEADEERAEQLREDAADLDSRAEEKREDATEQREAADDCRSVIAECNQERQRVKTAIERLERIETLLSDVEECEREIEQRRETRTRLAETNDQRRERLTEKRERKRELTEQVDESRIEEARSERQRAENYVEKADAKLEELREERDDLQSAVGAVENELDELESLRERREELAGEVEKLESLYDEAEQLQEMYGTLRAELRQRNVETLERMLNETFSLVYQNDSYARIELDGEYQLTVFQKDGEPLEPEQLSGGERALFNLSLRCAIYRLLAEGIEGSAPMPPLILDEPTVFLDSGHVTQLLDLVEYMRDDVGVEQILVVSHDEELVGAADDLVRVEKNVTSNRSRVDRVERIEEKVAELA from the coding sequence ATGCGATTCCAGCGCGTCGCACTGGAGAACTTCAAGTGTTACGACGACGCCGATCTCGCGCTCTCGCCCGGCGTCACGGTCATCCACGGGCTGAACGGCAGCGGGAAGTCCTCGCTGCTCGAAGCGTGCTTCTTCGCCCTCTACGGGTCGAAGGCCATCGACGAGAACTTAGACGAGGTGGTCACCATCGGCGCGGACGACTGCACCGTCGACCTGTGGTTCTCTCACGCCGGCGGCGACTACCACCTCACGCGCCGCGTGCGTAACACCGGCGAGCGAGCGACGACCGCCAAGTGCGTCCTCGAAACGCCCGAGGAGACGTACGAGGGCGCTCGCGCCGTCCGCCGACGAGTCACCGAGCTCCTGCGGATGGACAGCGAGGCGTTCGTCAACTGCGCGTACGTCCGGCAGGGCGAGGTCAACAAGCTCATCAACGCCTCGCCGGGCGAGCGACAGGATATGCTCGACGACCTGTTGCAGCTCGGGAAACTGGAGACCTATCGAGAGCGAGCGAGCGACGCCCGCGTCGGAGTCAAGCGCGTCCGAGAGGACAAGCAGAGCCGCCTCTCGCAACTGGACGAGCAGATCGAGGCGAAGGAGGACCGCGACCTCCACGAGCGTCTGAACGGACTGGAGAGCGAACTGAACGACACGCAGAGCGAAATCGAGCGCATCGAGGAGCAACGGGAGACGGCGACGGACACGCTGGAGCAAGCCAGCGCAGTCCTGGAGGAGTACGAGGAGCGCCGGACCGAGCTGGACGGGCTGAGCGAGGAGATATCGGAACTGGAGACCGAGATCACCGAGGCGGAGAGCGAACGGAACGACCTCGAGACGCGCATCTCGGAGCTGAGAGAGCGGCGCGACTCGCTCTCGGAGGAGCTGGACGAGGCGGTCGCGGAGAGCGAACTGGACGAGGCCGACTCGGAGGCGGTCGATGCCCGTCTCGACGACTTACAGGACCGCGACGAGGAGATTCAGGAGCGCATCACCGAACAGAGCGTCGAGGCGAAAGAGCACAACAGCACCGCCGACTCGTTGGAGGAGCAGGCCGAGGACCTCGAATCGCGCGCCGAGGCGAAGCGAGGGGAGGCCGACGAGGTCGAATCGGCCCTCGAAGACGCCCGCGAGACCATCGCTGACCGCCGGGACCGACTCGACGAGATCGACGGGAAAATCGAGACGCTCGAAGCCCGGTTCGCCGACGCAGCGGTGGACCGCGAGTCCGCCGAGGCCCACCGCGAGGAGGTGGCCGCCGAACTCGACGAGTCCCGACAGCGAGTGACCCAACTGGAGACGAAACTGCGGAGCGAGCGCGAGTCGCTCCGCGAGGCCGAGACTCTCCTCGAAGCGGGCAAGTGCCCCGAGTGCGGGCAGAGCGTCGAGGAGTCGCCCCACGTCGAGTCCATCGAGGACGACCGGGAGCGCGTCGCCGAACTGGAGGGTGACCTCGAATCCGCCCGCGAGACGGTCGAGACGCTCGAATCGAAGCTCGAACGCGCGGAGTCGCTCGCCGACGCCGCCGACCGACTGGCGACGCTCGAAGACAACCGCTCGAACGTCGTCCAACTGGTCGAGGAGAAGGAGTCGGGACTGGAAGCCGACGAAGAGCGGGCCGAGCAACTGCGCGAGGACGCCGCGGACCTCGACTCACGGGCCGAGGAAAAGCGCGAAGATGCCACCGAGCAGCGCGAGGCGGCCGACGACTGCCGGTCGGTCATCGCCGAGTGTAACCAGGAGCGCCAGCGGGTCAAGACCGCTATCGAGCGGCTGGAACGGATCGAGACACTGCTTTCCGACGTAGAGGAGTGCGAGCGCGAGATCGAACAGCGCCGCGAGACGCGCACGCGACTGGCCGAGACGAACGACCAGCGCCGGGAACGCCTCACGGAGAAGCGCGAGCGAAAGCGGGAGCTGACCGAGCAGGTAGACGAGTCCCGCATCGAGGAGGCGCGCTCGGAGCGACAGCGCGCCGAGAACTACGTCGAGAAGGCCGACGCGAAGTTAGAGGAGCTGCGCGAGGAGCGCGACGACCTCCAGAGCGCCGTCGGTGCCGTCGAGAACGAACTCGACGAACTGGAATCGCTCAGGGAGCGCCGCGAGGAGCTGGCCGGGGAGGTCGAGAAGCTCGAATCGCTGTACGACGAGGCCGAACAGCTACAGGAGATGTACGGGACGCTCCGGGCGGAGCTGCGCCAGCGCAACGTCGAGACGCTCGAACGGATGTTGAACGAGACGTTCTCGCTGGTCTATCAGAACGACTCCTACGCCCGAATCGAACTCGACGGGGAGTACCAGCTGACCGTGTTCCAGAAGGACGGCGAGCCGCTGGAGCCCGAGCAGCTCTCCGGCGGCGAGCGCGCGCTGTTCAACCTCAGCCTGCGCTGTGCCATCTACCGGCTGCTCGCGGAGGGCATCGAGGGGTCCGCGCCGATGCCGCCGCTCATCCTCGACGAACCCACCGTCTTCCTCGACTCCGGCCACGTCACGCAACTGCTCGATCTGGTCGAGTACATGCGCGACGACGTCGGCGTCGAGCAGATTCTGGTCGTCAGCCACGACGAGGAACTCGTCGGCGCGGCCGACGACCTCGTGCGCGTCGAGAAGAACGTCACCTCGAACCGCTCGCGGGTCGACCGCGTCGAGCGAATCGAGGAGAAAGTCGCGGAACTGGCTTGA
- a CDS encoding DUF7346 family protein: protein MRTVRDGSGARYLLLKESSDASLVRDPETGSERHVSNDDLEPVEGESPLATAASAVPDAVRVVVTAAHDDRALGLLVEVDARGPLSVQQLLDSYDLCESDLHGLLGEFRAAGLLEEATVAGQRGYDATETASEAVAFLTATE from the coding sequence ATGCGCACCGTTCGCGACGGGTCCGGCGCCCGCTACCTGCTGCTGAAGGAGTCCAGCGACGCGAGCCTCGTCCGCGACCCCGAGACCGGCTCGGAGCGCCACGTCTCTAATGACGACCTGGAACCCGTCGAGGGGGAGTCGCCGCTCGCGACGGCCGCGAGCGCGGTCCCCGACGCCGTCCGCGTCGTCGTCACGGCCGCCCACGACGACCGAGCGCTCGGCCTCCTCGTCGAGGTGGACGCGCGCGGCCCGCTCTCGGTCCAGCAACTGCTCGATAGCTACGACCTCTGTGAGAGCGATCTCCACGGACTGCTCGGCGAGTTCCGCGCGGCCGGACTGCTGGAAGAGGCGACCGTCGCCGGCCAGCGGGGCTACGACGCGACGGAGACGGCGAGCGAAGCCGTCGCGTTCCTCACCGCGACCGAGTGA
- a CDS encoding DNA polymerase domain-containing protein: MSDEGQRALGDFAPSDGDGDGNRPVADEAAAVAGDGGSGASVVDVDEQQFPPVEETVEFVVTQVDYTVESSGDDEFPVVHVFGRTAENEAVHARVYEFKPYFYAPVASATEDRLRQYDSITGWEDADGDGDPYESIRGERLRKIFGQTPRDVGQMRDDFDHYEADILFPNRLLIDKDITSGVRVPARELDDGSYQVHHEEVTPVDASAEPRVNTFDIEVDDRHGFPEDGEETIVCLTSHDSYDDQYVVWLYESPDGIEGPEALAEYDPIREDAEFEADVRVFEEEEAMLDAFIEYVETTDPDVLTGWNFDDFDAPYLLDRIEELQSYDHDYDLDIDRLSRVDEVWRSDWNGPDIKGRVVFDLLYAYKRTQFTELESYRLDAVGEQELGVGKERYTGDIGDLWEDDPERLLEYNLRDVELCVELDREQDIIDFWDEVRTFVGCKLEDATTPGDAVDMYVLHKLYGEYALPSKGQQESEDYEGGAVFDPITGVRENVTVLDLKSLYPMCMVTTNASPETKVDPDAYDGDTYRAPNGTHFRKEPDGVIREMVDELLTEREEKKERRNSHSPADPEYERYDRQQAAVKVIMNCFTPDTDVLTPAGVQNIRELEVGDEVYSLDPETMEMEVKPVVETQAYPDYRGELVDIETSKTDFRVTPNHRMLVRKNETNGITEDKYRFVEAGELDDATNYELPHDWEGPDGDPLEAVDLTELVDDYEVWVRPSVHGHTFAAELGYYPDKVLKDDVGREGYVFDPEEFERHREYIESVAETTFVHAAAGRKWIPRTFDGDDFLELLAWYVTEGNVYTSETKQFGENTRGSGTTVKIAQDAVADGGEGHHASIGSLLDRMGFDYYVDDRAYQFTSKLLGNLLEDLAGADSFSKRIPDFVFKASRRQKRRFLDTLIDGDGDWQPNSWRYTTSSERLRDDVLRLCAHLGLTASYDHDSGSWRVYCAEESKNTLRMHRSSDRSTADDGVYCVTVEDNHTLMAGRNGKFQFVGQSLYGVLGWDRFRLYDKEMGAAVTATGREVIDYTDEVVENEGYEVAYGDTDSVMLQLGDLGPEDVEGDVTVTDEMREKHPEMSDDELEIIAATIQKGFEVEETINASYDDFALERLNAQFHRFEIEFEKLYRRFFQAGKKKRYAGHIVWKEGKHVDDIDITGFEYQRSDIAPITKRVQKDVIDRIVHGEDAESLKTYVADVIEDYQDGNVDLDDVGIPGGIGKKLDNYDTDTAQVRGAKYANLLLGTNFQSGSKPKRLYLDRVHADFFTRVEDELGLDPAQDPLYGEFRRNPDVICFEYADQIPEEFEVDWDKMLDKTLKGPIARILEALDVSWDEVKSGQEQTGLGQYM, translated from the coding sequence ATGAGTGACGAGGGCCAGCGAGCGCTCGGGGACTTCGCGCCGAGCGATGGCGACGGCGACGGGAACCGGCCGGTCGCCGACGAGGCGGCGGCCGTCGCCGGCGACGGGGGATCCGGGGCGAGCGTCGTCGACGTGGACGAACAGCAGTTCCCGCCGGTCGAGGAGACGGTGGAGTTCGTGGTGACGCAGGTCGATTACACGGTCGAGAGCAGCGGGGACGACGAGTTCCCCGTCGTCCACGTCTTCGGTCGTACCGCCGAGAACGAGGCGGTCCACGCGCGCGTCTACGAATTCAAGCCGTACTTCTACGCGCCGGTGGCGAGCGCGACCGAAGACCGACTTCGGCAGTACGACAGCATCACCGGGTGGGAGGACGCCGACGGGGACGGCGACCCCTACGAGTCGATCCGCGGCGAGCGGCTCCGCAAGATCTTCGGACAGACCCCCCGCGACGTGGGCCAGATGCGGGACGACTTCGACCACTACGAGGCTGACATCCTCTTCCCGAACCGCCTGCTCATCGACAAGGACATCACGAGCGGCGTTCGGGTCCCGGCCCGCGAACTCGACGACGGGAGCTATCAGGTCCACCACGAGGAGGTGACGCCGGTCGACGCCAGCGCCGAACCGCGGGTGAACACCTTCGACATCGAGGTCGACGACCGCCACGGGTTCCCCGAGGACGGCGAGGAGACCATCGTCTGTCTCACCTCTCACGACTCCTACGACGACCAGTACGTCGTCTGGCTCTACGAGTCACCGGACGGCATCGAGGGGCCCGAGGCGCTCGCCGAGTACGATCCCATCCGCGAGGACGCCGAGTTCGAGGCCGACGTGCGCGTCTTCGAGGAGGAGGAAGCGATGCTCGACGCGTTCATCGAGTACGTCGAGACGACGGACCCGGACGTGCTGACCGGGTGGAACTTCGACGACTTCGACGCGCCGTACCTCTTGGACCGCATCGAGGAGCTCCAGAGCTACGACCACGACTACGACCTCGATATCGACCGCCTCTCGCGCGTGGACGAGGTCTGGCGCAGCGACTGGAACGGCCCGGACATCAAGGGTCGGGTCGTCTTCGACCTGCTGTACGCCTACAAGCGCACGCAGTTCACCGAACTCGAGTCCTACCGGCTGGACGCCGTCGGCGAACAGGAGCTCGGCGTCGGCAAGGAACGCTACACCGGCGACATCGGCGACCTCTGGGAGGACGACCCCGAGCGACTCCTCGAATACAACCTCCGGGACGTGGAACTCTGCGTGGAACTCGACCGGGAGCAGGACATCATCGACTTCTGGGACGAGGTCCGCACGTTCGTCGGCTGTAAGCTCGAAGACGCGACGACGCCCGGCGACGCCGTCGACATGTACGTCCTCCACAAGCTCTACGGCGAGTACGCGCTACCCTCGAAGGGCCAACAGGAGAGCGAGGACTACGAGGGCGGAGCCGTCTTCGACCCGATCACGGGCGTCCGCGAGAACGTCACCGTGCTGGACCTGAAGTCGCTCTATCCGATGTGCATGGTGACGACGAACGCGAGCCCGGAGACGAAAGTCGACCCCGACGCCTACGACGGCGACACCTACCGCGCGCCAAACGGCACCCACTTCCGAAAGGAGCCGGACGGCGTCATCCGGGAGATGGTCGACGAGCTCCTGACCGAGCGCGAGGAGAAGAAGGAGCGACGGAACAGCCACAGCCCGGCCGACCCGGAGTACGAGCGCTACGACCGCCAGCAGGCGGCCGTGAAGGTGATCATGAACTGCTTCACGCCGGACACCGACGTGCTGACGCCCGCGGGCGTCCAGAACATCCGCGAGCTCGAGGTCGGCGACGAGGTGTACTCGCTGGACCCCGAGACGATGGAGATGGAGGTCAAGCCAGTCGTCGAAACCCAGGCGTACCCGGACTATCGCGGCGAACTCGTCGACATCGAGACGAGTAAGACGGACTTCCGCGTCACGCCGAACCACCGAATGCTCGTCCGAAAGAACGAGACGAACGGGATCACCGAGGACAAGTATCGGTTCGTGGAGGCGGGCGAACTAGACGACGCGACGAACTACGAGCTCCCGCACGACTGGGAGGGTCCGGACGGTGACCCGCTGGAGGCCGTCGACCTGACCGAGCTCGTAGACGACTACGAGGTGTGGGTCCGACCATCGGTCCACGGACACACGTTCGCGGCCGAACTCGGCTACTATCCCGACAAAGTACTGAAAGACGACGTCGGACGAGAGGGGTATGTCTTCGATCCCGAGGAGTTCGAGCGCCACCGCGAGTACATCGAGTCGGTCGCGGAAACGACCTTCGTCCACGCGGCGGCGGGTCGCAAGTGGATTCCGCGGACGTTCGACGGCGACGACTTTCTGGAGTTGCTCGCGTGGTACGTCACCGAGGGGAACGTCTACACCTCCGAGACGAAGCAGTTTGGCGAGAACACGCGCGGGTCCGGGACCACGGTCAAAATCGCTCAGGACGCCGTCGCCGACGGCGGCGAGGGTCACCACGCTTCCATCGGGTCCCTGCTCGACCGGATGGGCTTCGATTACTACGTCGACGACCGGGCCTACCAGTTCACCTCGAAACTGCTCGGGAACCTGCTCGAAGACCTCGCAGGAGCCGACAGTTTCAGCAAGCGGATTCCGGACTTCGTCTTCAAGGCGAGCCGACGGCAGAAACGACGGTTCCTCGACACGCTCATAGACGGTGACGGCGACTGGCAGCCGAACTCGTGGCGGTACACTACGTCCAGCGAGCGGCTACGCGACGACGTACTGCGACTCTGTGCGCATCTCGGGCTGACCGCCAGCTACGACCACGACAGCGGGTCGTGGCGCGTCTACTGCGCCGAAGAGAGCAAGAACACGCTCCGGATGCATCGGAGCAGCGACCGAAGCACGGCCGACGACGGCGTCTACTGCGTCACCGTCGAGGACAACCACACGCTCATGGCCGGTCGCAACGGGAAGTTCCAGTTCGTCGGGCAGTCGCTGTACGGCGTTCTCGGTTGGGACCGCTTCCGCCTCTACGACAAGGAGATGGGCGCGGCGGTCACGGCCACCGGTCGGGAAGTCATCGACTACACCGACGAAGTGGTCGAGAACGAGGGGTACGAGGTCGCCTACGGCGACACCGACTCGGTCATGCTCCAACTCGGCGACCTCGGTCCCGAGGACGTCGAGGGGGACGTGACGGTCACCGACGAGATGCGCGAGAAGCATCCCGAGATGAGCGACGACGAACTGGAGATCATCGCGGCGACCATCCAGAAGGGGTTCGAGGTCGAGGAGACGATAAACGCCTCCTACGACGACTTCGCGCTCGAACGACTCAATGCGCAGTTCCACCGGTTCGAGATCGAGTTCGAGAAACTGTACCGGCGCTTCTTCCAGGCGGGCAAGAAGAAGCGCTACGCCGGTCACATCGTCTGGAAGGAGGGCAAACACGTCGACGACATCGACATCACGGGCTTCGAGTACCAGCGCTCGGACATCGCGCCCATCACCAAGCGCGTCCAGAAGGACGTCATCGACCGCATCGTCCACGGGGAGGACGCGGAGAGCCTCAAGACCTACGTCGCCGACGTCATCGAGGACTACCAGGACGGCAACGTCGACTTAGACGACGTGGGCATCCCGGGCGGCATCGGAAAGAAACTGGACAACTACGACACCGACACCGCACAGGTTCGGGGGGCGAAGTACGCCAACCTCCTGTTGGGGACGAACTTCCAGAGCGGGTCGAAGCCGAAGCGACTCTATCTCGACAGGGTCCACGCCGACTTCTTCACGCGCGTCGAGGACGAACTGGGTCTCGACCCGGCACAGGACCCGCTGTACGGCGAGTTCCGCCGGAACCCGGACGTCATCTGCTTCGAGTACGCGGACCAGATTCCCGAGGAGTTCGAGGTGGACTGGGACAAGATGCTCGATAAGACGTTGAAGGGACCGATCGCCCGGATTCTGGAGGCGCTCGACGTCTCGTGGGACGAGGTCAAGTCCGGACAGGAACAGACCGGCCTCGGCCAGTACATGTAG
- a CDS encoding DUF7322 domain-containing protein → MLDGSDEDDPDATESVFSEKSPHEPDEFDPDSLGPDVPEAPSAPDGSAASDTAALFWKLVIVFNVALLALSVGPMFIYFEGRVDLGLRIFLVGVVAFGYGTFRYVRFQHERKRDREDGGEDSSDDAEDTSTDRNG, encoded by the coding sequence GTGCTGGACGGTTCCGACGAGGACGACCCGGACGCCACGGAGAGCGTCTTCTCCGAGAAGAGCCCCCACGAGCCCGACGAGTTCGATCCGGACAGCCTCGGACCGGACGTCCCGGAAGCGCCCAGCGCCCCGGACGGCAGCGCCGCCAGCGACACGGCCGCGCTGTTCTGGAAGCTCGTCATCGTGTTCAACGTCGCGCTGCTCGCCCTCTCGGTGGGGCCGATGTTCATCTACTTCGAGGGCCGAGTCGACCTCGGCCTCCGGATCTTCCTCGTCGGCGTCGTCGCCTTCGGCTACGGGACCTTCCGCTACGTCAGGTTCCAGCACGAGCGCAAGCGAGACCGAGAGGACGGCGGAGAGGATAGCAGCGACGACGCCGAGGACACGTCCACCGACCGCAACGGCTAA